The segment CGTTGACGCGGGGCACTGCAGGAAGGCCGCGATTGTAGGCGCGGGGCTCATCGGGCTGGAAGTGGCGGAGAACCTTCACCTTAGAGGCATTGATGTCTCCCTGGTGGAACTTGATGCCCAGATTCTCCCGGGTTATGACCGGGATGTCGCCCGGCTCGTAGAGAAGCACATCAGGGAGCAAGGCGTCACGGTGCACACCGGTACCAGGGTTCTTGGCCTCCTGGGTGATGGAGAGGTATCGTCTGTTTCCACTGACAAGGGCGATCTCCCGGCAGACACCGTTATCCTCTCGGTGGGCATCAGGCCCAACGCCAGTCTCGCCGCGGAAGCAGGAATAAGCCTCGGCCCCACAGGGGCCATCAGCGTGAATGGGGCCATGGAAACCAGCGTCCCTGGCGTCTATGCCGTGGGGGACTGCGCGGAGAATTCCAGCCTGGTTACCGGGGCCGCTGTCTGGTATCCCATGGGATCCACTGCGAACAAGGCAGGGAGAATCGCAGGTACGAATGTTGCCAGGAAAGACGGGCCCAAGCAGGTCCTTAAAGGGGTTCTGGGCACCTCCATTGTCAAGGTCTTTGAGTGCACTGTGGCCCGGACAGGGCTCTCCGAGAAGGAGGCCAGAATCAAGGGGTTCGATGTGGAGACCGTACTGGCCCCGTCTCCTGACAGGGCCCACTACTACCCCGGTAATAAGGAGATCATTACGAAGCTCATTGCGGACAAGGCCAGCGGCAAGGTGCTGGGGGGTCAGGTACTTGGAGAGGGTGTTGTTGACAAGCCCATCGACATTCTGGCCACGGCCATAACCTTTGGCGCAACCGTAAAGGATCTAACCCAGCTTGACCTTGCATACTCTCCTCCATTCTCCTCCGCCATGGCATCTACGCTTGTTGCTGCCAATGTCCTGGAAAACAAGCTGGAAGGGCGCTTCAGGGGCATTTCCGCGGAGGGCGTCCGGGACAGGGTGGACGACCCCGGCACGGTTGTTGTGGATGTGAGGACCCCTGAGGAGTTCACGCTCTACGCCATACCCGGATCCCTCAACATACCCCTGTCGCAGTTGGAGGCAAGGCACCAGGAGATAGACGGCTCCAAGGAAATCATAATAGCCTGCAAGGTGGGAAAGCGCGCCTACCAGGCGTACCTGACCCTAAAACGGCTGGGTTTTGACAGTGTCGCTGTCCTTGAGGGCGGAGTCAAGGCCTACCCCTTTGAGATGGAGTGAAAGGAGGCAGCAGACATGACAGAGAGGGTCATAAACGCCGAGGGCCTCCAGTGCCCGGGCCCCATCGTCAAGTTATTTGAGGAGGCCCGGAAGTGCTCCCCTGGAGAAGTCTTGGTAATCCAGGTTACGGACTATGGCTTCAAGAAAGACGTTGTCGCTTGGTGCAAGAAGACGGGCAATGAGCTCTTGGACCTGTCAGATGACAACGGTGTGCTGGTTGCCCGTATAAGGAAGAGCTGAGGGGGAAAGCGAAGTGAAAAAGACCATAATCGTCTTTAGCGGGGACATGGACAAGGCCATGGCTGCCTTCGTCATAGCCACAGGGGCTGCTGCCATGGGAGATGCAGTATCGATGTTCTTTACCTTCTGGGGGCTCAACGTACTGCGTAAGCCCGTTGCCCCTCGGGTGAAAAAAAGCCCGGTGGAGGCGCTCTTTGGATGGATGATGCCGAAGGGGCCAGGGAGGCTCGGGCTCTCCAAGATGAACTTCGGTGGTCTTGGAGCCAAGATGATGAAGGTTGTCATGAAGAAGAAGAACGTGCAGACCCTGGAGGAACTCATGAGCCAAGCCAGGGACATGGGAGTGAAGTTGATAGCCTGCAGTATGTCCATGGATGTCATGGGCCTGGATGAAAGCGAGTTGATTGACGGCATTGAAACAGGCGGGGTCGCCACTTATCTGGGCGAGGCAGAGGAAGCCAATGTCAACCTCTTTATCTGATCTGCAGGGAGGCATGCCGGAGGGCATTGCATAAGTATGCACTTCCCTGTATACTAATGTACAAACCGGGGGAGGTGCGCCCATGAAGGGATGGCTGGTGCTGGAGGATGGGGAGGTCTATGCTGGCAGGTCTTCCGGAGTGAGCAGGGCAATCCAGGGGGAGCTGGTCTTCAATACCGCCATGACCGGGTACCAGGAGATGCTCACAGACCCGTCCTACACCGGCCAGATCCTTGTGCTGTGCTATCCCCTGACAGGCAACTACGGGGTTAATCCCTTCGACAACCAGTCCAACCGGGTGGCGCCCTCCGCCCTGGTGGTCCGGGAGGCCTGTACCGAACCCAGTCACTGGCAACTCTCAGGAACCCTGGGGCACTACCTCCGCGACCGCCAGACACCCTACCTTGAGGGGGTGGATACTCGAGCGCTGGTGAGGCGCCTCCGGAGGATGGGCTCCATGAAGGGGGTCATAGTCTTCCAGGAACACGCTCCAGACGTGGAAAGGCTCAGCCAAGAGGCATCTGGCTGCCACAGGGCGGACCATGTCAAGGAGGCTACCACCGGGGTACCCTACACCCTGGAAGGCGATGGCCCTCACATAGTCGTGCTCGATCTTGGACTGAAGGCCAGCATACTAAGGCATCTCCGGTTGGCCGGAAGCAGGATTACCGTTGTCCCTGC is part of the Bacillota bacterium genome and harbors:
- a CDS encoding FAD-dependent oxidoreductase, whose translation is MDGNRLVIIGGVAAGTKVAARARRENPELDITLITRESHISYAGCGMPYYLGGIIKNKKELLVKSPREFEAEMNVKVLTEHEAVSVLPGEHIVEVVSNRTGEKSAVSFDRLVLATGATPFIPPIPGAGLKNVFTLRTVEDAVAIRDRVDAGHCRKAAIVGAGLIGLEVAENLHLRGIDVSLVELDAQILPGYDRDVARLVEKHIREQGVTVHTGTRVLGLLGDGEVSSVSTDKGDLPADTVILSVGIRPNASLAAEAGISLGPTGAISVNGAMETSVPGVYAVGDCAENSSLVTGAAVWYPMGSTANKAGRIAGTNVARKDGPKQVLKGVLGTSIVKVFECTVARTGLSEKEARIKGFDVETVLAPSPDRAHYYPGNKEIITKLIADKASGKVLGGQVLGEGVVDKPIDILATAITFGATVKDLTQLDLAYSPPFSSAMASTLVAANVLENKLEGRFRGISAEGVRDRVDDPGTVVVDVRTPEEFTLYAIPGSLNIPLSQLEARHQEIDGSKEIIIACKVGKRAYQAYLTLKRLGFDSVAVLEGGVKAYPFEME
- a CDS encoding sulfurtransferase TusA family protein, which codes for MTERVINAEGLQCPGPIVKLFEEARKCSPGEVLVIQVTDYGFKKDVVAWCKKTGNELLDLSDDNGVLVARIRKS
- a CDS encoding DsrE/DsrF/DrsH-like family protein, which codes for MKKTIIVFSGDMDKAMAAFVIATGAAAMGDAVSMFFTFWGLNVLRKPVAPRVKKSPVEALFGWMMPKGPGRLGLSKMNFGGLGAKMMKVVMKKKNVQTLEELMSQARDMGVKLIACSMSMDVMGLDESELIDGIETGGVATYLGEAEEANVNLFI
- a CDS encoding carbamoyl phosphate synthase small subunit, translated to MKGWLVLEDGEVYAGRSSGVSRAIQGELVFNTAMTGYQEMLTDPSYTGQILVLCYPLTGNYGVNPFDNQSNRVAPSALVVREACTEPSHWQLSGTLGHYLRDRQTPYLEGVDTRALVRRLRRMGSMKGVIVFQEHAPDVERLSQEASGCHRADHVKEATTGVPYTLEGDGPHIVVLDLGLKASILRHLRLAGSRITVVPAFTRAREVLGLSPAGVLLSNGPGDPKDLPEIVHEVGHLIGRVPLLGVCLGNQILALALGADTYKMKFGHRGGNHPVKEGSTGRILITSQNHGYAVSEESLKGTGLKVLYRNLNDGTVEGLAHWRMPVVSVQFHPEGGPGPQDSSTIFKAFIERGSSALAG